The following are encoded together in the Argopecten irradians isolate NY unplaced genomic scaffold, Ai_NY scaffold_0719, whole genome shotgun sequence genome:
- the LOC138313525 gene encoding uncharacterized protein yields the protein MAAPIHTPKKETIIGSFICHRSALTITFSLSGRKCASLFGNLSSLISNETVYNCISQASVCRSCFTRLEKTLEFVKEVKEGAERYARGNISSKRLALTPITPKSNPNNSDVSVITNRSRKFKKLNFAQTDDSGSAKEHRTFQSLEHNVPDKIQDPISLTSTANEHGYAACSTSLEEDTTSDILSHVKESFENLCCSEVDPAIGKLRHQASSLTSRTTLFSSVLYKYRNIVDFHNNANRLLCLIVEEMRNSCCCLLCYWRK from the exons ATGGCGGCCCCCATACACACTCCGAAGAAAGAAACAATTATTGGTAGTTTCATTTGCCATAGGTCGGCTCTGACTATCACTTTTTCACTTTCGGGTAGAAAATGTGCTTCTTTATTTGGAAATTTATCCTCGCTTATTTCAAATGAGACAGTGTACAACTGCATTTCACAGGCCTCCGTATGTAGAAGCTGCTTCACACGTTTAGAAAAGACGTTAGAATTCGTAAAAGAGGTAAAGGAAGGAGCAGAGCGTTATGCCAGGGGTAACATATCATCTAAACGTCTGGCATTAACCCCGATCACCCCGAAATCAAATCCTAACAACTCTGACGTGAGCGTGATAACAAACCGTTCAAG AAAATTCAAGAAACTGAATTTCGCACAGACAGATGACTCAGGATCTGCTAAAGAACACag GACATTCCAAAGCCTGGAACACAATGTACCTGACAAAATACAGGATCCTATTTCTCTCACTAGTACTGCCAATGAACATGG TTATGCTGCCTGTTCAACATCATTGGAAGAAGACACGACAAGTGATATTCTGTCCCATGTCAAAGAAAGTTTTGAAAATCTGTGTTGTTCTGAAGTTGACCCCGCTATCGGAAAACTGAGACACCAGGCCTCTTCGCTTACATCAAGGACAACTCTGTTTTCCtctgtgttatacaaatacaGGAACATAGTGGACTTTCACAACAATGCGAACaggttgttgtgtttgatagtAGAAGAGATGAGAAACAG TTGTTGCTGTTTGCTTTGTTACTGGAGGAAATAA